The window TATTTTTCCGGCCACCATTTTTCTTCTGCTATTGATTTGGGCAGGATATTTTTACACGTTTAACCTGCAGCCCGACCAGGTATTTTCTTTTGGTTACCCCATGATGATTACCATGTTTTTTGGTTCCTTCATTGCCGGGGCCACCTCGGAAGGGGGAGGGGCTGTTGCTTTTCCTGTAATGACCTTGTTGCTGTCCATTCCATCTGCTGACGCCAGAATATTCTCTTTGGGATGCCAATCGTTTGGCATGACATCGGCCTCTGCTCTTATCCTATCGAAAAATTATCCAATTGTTCGTAGTTGTATTTTACCGGTTTCAATTTTTGGAATAGTAGGCTTTATTCTTTCTGATTTATTTATTGTACCCATTCTTTCAGGAGCAGTGGTAAAACTTTTTTTTGTTTCCCTTTGGCTTGCATTCGGAGTTGCATTATGGTGGATGAATAAAACATCCGGTCAACATAAATCCACCGCGCTTTCATTTCACCGAAAATCGGCAACGTTTAGTTTGTTGTTTGTTTTTGGATTTATCGGTGGTGGAATTTCTGCTTTATTCGGAAACGGGATTGACATTATCACGTTTACGCTATTAACGCTTGTGTTTCGGATTGATGAAAAAATTGCAACGCCTACTTCTGTTATATTAATGACCATCATGACCATTTTCGGTTTTCTTTGGCATCTCTTGTATAAAGCGGACATGAATGCTGCCACGGAAAGTTATTGGCTGGCTGCAGTTCCAGTAGCTATGTTAATGGCTCCGCTTGGTGCATGGGTAGTAAGCAAATTAAAAACCAATCACGTTGTGTTTATTTTATATTTTACCATCGTTGCGCAATTTATAACTGCACTCTACGTGATTAAACCCTCTGTAAGTTTGATTGTATTTTCTCTTTCTGTAATATTTATTGGATTAAGCATTTTCAGAGTGATGGCCTACATCAATAAATATTTTAAATGAAGAAAGCCGGGCTGTTTTTTGTGGTATTTCTTTTTTGTTTTTGCTTAAAAGCAACAGCGAATAAATCATTCTACCTCAGTAACCCTAATTCCATAGATTGCATTGTTCGTTTGGCAGATCACCCAAAGGGAACGATTATTTTATTACATGGATGGAATTTCAGTCCAACCGAGTGGTGCGAAAAAAGCAGCATTTGCGATAGTGCATTAAAAAGAGGATACAACCTGATTTTGCCTAACCTTGGTAAATCAACTTACCATTGGCAAACCTATCCGGAAACCAGAAAAGATTATTTAAAATATCCAACCCGAAAATGGATGTACGACAGTTTGTTTGTTTATCTGCAAAAATCGTTTTCGGTGTTAAAAGCGGGACAAAACAATTTTGTTGCCGGAATTTCAACAGGAGGAAGAGGCGCTGCTTTATTTGCGCTTGAACATCCTGAATTATTTAAAGCTGCAGTGTGTTTATCTGCCGATTTTGACCAAAGTCTATTAAAGGGCGAACCGATTAACACCGGGTTTTATGGTCCGTTTGAAAAATTTCCTGATCGTTGGAAAGGAAAAGATAATATTTATAACCGCGCTTCCGAATTAAAGGTTCCTCTCTTGCTTATTCATGGCAAAAAAGATAAAATGTGTCCCTACACCCAATCTGAATCTTTTTATGCTAAAATCTCCATGAACAATAATCCATTGGGACATCAAATCATTTTATCGAAAAACGATGGTCACTCCTACGCATTTTGGTCGGCCCAGAGCGAAATCATTCTTAATTTTTTTGACCAACATCTTCACTGAGTGCA is drawn from Flavobacteriales bacterium and contains these coding sequences:
- a CDS encoding sulfite exporter TauE/SafE family protein, with product MRKSIFPATIFLLLLIWAGYFYTFNLQPDQVFSFGYPMMITMFFGSFIAGATSEGGGAVAFPVMTLLLSIPSADARIFSLGCQSFGMTSASALILSKNYPIVRSCILPVSIFGIVGFILSDLFIVPILSGAVVKLFFVSLWLAFGVALWWMNKTSGQHKSTALSFHRKSATFSLLFVFGFIGGGISALFGNGIDIITFTLLTLVFRIDEKIATPTSVILMTIMTIFGFLWHLLYKADMNAATESYWLAAVPVAMLMAPLGAWVVSKLKTNHVVFILYFTIVAQFITALYVIKPSVSLIVFSLSVIFIGLSIFRVMAYINKYFK
- a CDS encoding prolyl oligopeptidase family serine peptidase gives rise to the protein MKKAGLFFVVFLFCFCLKATANKSFYLSNPNSIDCIVRLADHPKGTIILLHGWNFSPTEWCEKSSICDSALKRGYNLILPNLGKSTYHWQTYPETRKDYLKYPTRKWMYDSLFVYLQKSFSVLKAGQNNFVAGISTGGRGAALFALEHPELFKAAVCLSADFDQSLLKGEPINTGFYGPFEKFPDRWKGKDNIYNRASELKVPLLLIHGKKDKMCPYTQSESFYAKISMNNNPLGHQIILSKNDGHSYAFWSAQSEIILNFFDQHLH